A genome region from Pseudorca crassidens isolate mPseCra1 chromosome 20, mPseCra1.hap1, whole genome shotgun sequence includes the following:
- the NKPD1 gene encoding NTPase KAP family P-loop domain-containing protein 1 isoform X2, with product MPAPHPLPPPPMFTFIASEGITCLDSARLCHLLPDVDILTEDDVYCSCLAKTLCHVPVPVTVGFYAPFGCRLHMMLDKIMALMQQEATQREAEELRHVQWQLRPVRGWGFSKLLWYLVFLQPIITELHLRRKNVKFLFIRFSAWQYAGSDKLWAGLVATLCEGIRQQYGALPFSLYSVLGRKAATRLDYRHREWHCRSRVCLAMLGLLAAFSLGMSLLYLSMSSHVLGHGNMFRAFGGAATTLSSSGLLMALFSLGKHLFVSQRKRIERLVSQERFSSHLGFMCEVKKEVGLLTDFLCFLEIYQRRRLRVVLEITGLDTCYPERVVGVLNAINTLLSDSHAPFIFILVVDPSILAACLESAGSMKGTADNGYLFLNRTVTLPFSVPIMGRRTKLQFLHDAVRSRDDLLYREMTLNVRSRGGTGGGAGAGGEAGAGGGDVAPLLEMEGPARAESAQSLLEVKAARIIQEALCCLHDEYDCLIDYVPDNVVSMRRIVNTVPITVRLLQRQQGDFEGLSPRQAVAWVVLANQWPCRLSWALQCLEDQQQAGSAPEAYAPLWDVFCDHSLELHTLTATLQKVLDLDGDPELFRRFLGADFPFTVAEAQSLLRCTVNLDHSIRHRMGLIRAVSTLKTPRPPESPARKDPHAASGANHAPGAPARVCEAHQPQDGGKSRPMA from the exons AtgcctgcaccccaccccctgccgccaCCTCCAATGTTTACATTCATAGCATCCGAGGGCATCACCTGTCTGGACTctgccaggctctgccacttgctgccTGATGTGG ATATCCTGACAGAGGATGACGTCTACTGCAGCTGCCTGGCCAAGACTCTCTGCCACGTGCCTGTCCCTGTGACCGTGGGTTTCTACGCCCCCTTTGGCTGCCGCCTGCACATGATGCTGGACAAGATCATGG CGCTGATGCAGCAGGAGGCGACCCAGAGGGAGGCCGAGGAGCTGCGGCACGTGCAGTGGCAGCTGAGGCCCGTACGGGGCTGGGGCTTCTCGAAGCTGCTGTGGTACCTGGTGTTCCTGCAGCCCATCATCACCGAGTTGCATCTGCGGCGCAAGAACGTCAAATTCCTCTTCATCCGTTTCAGCGCCTGGCAGTACGCAGGCAGTGACAAGCTGTGGGCCGGCCTGGTGGCCACGCTGTGCGAGGGCATCCGCCAGCAATACGGCGCACTGCCCTTCAGCTTGTACTCGGTGCTGGGCAGGAAGGCGGCCACGAGGCTGGACTACCGCCATCGCGAGTGGCACTGCCGGAGCCGAGTGTGCCTGGCAATGCTGGGGCTGCTGGCGGCGTTCAGCCTGGGCATGAGCCTGCTCTACCTGTCGATGAGCTCCCACGTACTGGGCCACGGCAACATGTTCCGGGCATTCGGCGGCGCGGCCACCACGCTTTCGAGCTCCGGGCTGCTCATGGCCTTGTTCTCGCTGGGCAAGCACTTGTTCGTGAGCCAGCGCAAGAGAATTGAGCGGCTGGTGTCGCAGGAGAGGTTCAGCAGCCATCTGGGATTCATGTGCGAGGTGAAGAAGGAGGTGGGGCTGCTCACCGActtcctgtgcttcctggagaTCTACCAGCGGCGCCGGCTGCGCGTCGTGCTCGAGATCACAGGGCTGGACACGTGCTACCCGGAGCGCGTGGTGGGCGTGCTCAATGCCATCAACACGCTGCTGTCCGACAGCCACGCGCCCTTCATCTTCATCCTGGTGGTGGACCCCAGCATCCTGGCCGCGTGCCTCGAGAGCGCCGGCTCCATGAAGGGCACAGCCGACAACGGTTACCTCTTCCTCAACCGCACCGTCACGCTACCCTTCTCCGTGCCCATCATGGGCCGCCGCACCAAACTGCAGTTCCTGCACGATGCGGTGCGAAGCCGCGACGACCTGCTCTATCGCGAGATGACGCTCAACGTGAGGTCGCGGGGCGGgaccgggggcggggcgggggccgggggcgaggcgggggcggggggcggagaCGTCGCGCCTCTCCTGGAGATGGAGGGGCCGGCCCGGGCCGAGAGCGCGCAAAGCCTCCTGGAAGTAAAGGCGGCGCGCATCATCCAGGAGGCGCTCTGTTGCCTGCACGACGAGTACGACTGCCTCATCGATTACGTGCCCGACAACGTGGTGTCCATGCGGCGCATCGTCAACACCGTGCCCATCACCGTGCGCCTGCTGCAACGGCAGCAGGGGGACTTTGAGGGCCTCTCGCCGCGCCAGGCCGTGGCTTGGGTCGTGCTCGCCAACCAGTGGCCGTGCCGTCTCAGCTGGGCCCTGCAGTGCCTGGAGGACCAGCAGCAGGCAGGGAGCGCGCCCGAAGCCTACGCGCCCCTCTGGGACGTGTTCTGCGACCACAGCCTCGAGCTGCACACCCTGACCGCGACGCTGCAGAAGGTGCTCGACCTGGACGGCGACCCCGAGCTTTTCCGGCGCTTCCTGGGCGCTGACTTCCCCTTCACCGTGGCCGAGGCGCAGAGCCTCTTGCGCTGTACGGTTAACCTGGACCACTCCATACGCCACCGCATGGGCCTCATCCGGGCCGTCAGCACGCTCAAGACGCCCCGCCCGCCCGAGTCCCCTGCCCGCAAAGACCCGCACGCCGCCAGCGGAGCCAACCACGCCCCCGGGGCGCCTGCGCGTGTCTGCGAAGCCCACCAACCCCAGGACGGGGGCAAGTCCAGACCCATGGCCTGA
- the NKPD1 gene encoding NTPase KAP family P-loop domain-containing protein 1 isoform X4 translates to MLPDGGAGTAARLAAAAGQGAGAARLPSDILTEDDVYCSCLAKTLCHVPVPVTVGFYAPFGCRLHMMLDKIMALMQQEATQREAEELRHVQWQLRPVRGWGFSKLLWYLVFLQPIITELHLRRKNVKFLFIRFSAWQYAGSDKLWAGLVATLCEGIRQQYGALPFSLYSVLGRKAATRLDYRHREWHCRSRVCLAMLGLLAAFSLGMSLLYLSMSSHVLGHGNMFRAFGGAATTLSSSGLLMALFSLGKHLFVSQRKRIERLVSQERFSSHLGFMCEVKKEVGLLTDFLCFLEIYQRRRLRVVLEITGLDTCYPERVVGVLNAINTLLSDSHAPFIFILVVDPSILAACLESAGSMKGTADNGYLFLNRTVTLPFSVPIMGRRTKLQFLHDAVRSRDDLLYREMTLNVRSRGGTGGGAGAGGEAGAGGGDVAPLLEMEGPARAESAQSLLEVKAARIIQEALCCLHDEYDCLIDYVPDNVVSMRRIVNTVPITVRLLQRQQGDFEGLSPRQAVAWVVLANQWPCRLSWALQCLEDQQQAGSAPEAYAPLWDVFCDHSLELHTLTATLQKVLDLDGDPELFRRFLGADFPFTVAEAQSLLRCTVNLDHSIRHRMGLIRAVSTLKTPRPPESPARKDPHAASGANHAPGAPARVCEAHQPQDGGKSRPMA, encoded by the exons ATGCTGCCAGACGGTGGGGCTGGCACAGCGGCTCGGCTGGCGGCAGCGgcggggcagggagctggggctgCGAGGCTGCCATCAG ATATCCTGACAGAGGATGACGTCTACTGCAGCTGCCTGGCCAAGACTCTCTGCCACGTGCCTGTCCCTGTGACCGTGGGTTTCTACGCCCCCTTTGGCTGCCGCCTGCACATGATGCTGGACAAGATCATGG CGCTGATGCAGCAGGAGGCGACCCAGAGGGAGGCCGAGGAGCTGCGGCACGTGCAGTGGCAGCTGAGGCCCGTACGGGGCTGGGGCTTCTCGAAGCTGCTGTGGTACCTGGTGTTCCTGCAGCCCATCATCACCGAGTTGCATCTGCGGCGCAAGAACGTCAAATTCCTCTTCATCCGTTTCAGCGCCTGGCAGTACGCAGGCAGTGACAAGCTGTGGGCCGGCCTGGTGGCCACGCTGTGCGAGGGCATCCGCCAGCAATACGGCGCACTGCCCTTCAGCTTGTACTCGGTGCTGGGCAGGAAGGCGGCCACGAGGCTGGACTACCGCCATCGCGAGTGGCACTGCCGGAGCCGAGTGTGCCTGGCAATGCTGGGGCTGCTGGCGGCGTTCAGCCTGGGCATGAGCCTGCTCTACCTGTCGATGAGCTCCCACGTACTGGGCCACGGCAACATGTTCCGGGCATTCGGCGGCGCGGCCACCACGCTTTCGAGCTCCGGGCTGCTCATGGCCTTGTTCTCGCTGGGCAAGCACTTGTTCGTGAGCCAGCGCAAGAGAATTGAGCGGCTGGTGTCGCAGGAGAGGTTCAGCAGCCATCTGGGATTCATGTGCGAGGTGAAGAAGGAGGTGGGGCTGCTCACCGActtcctgtgcttcctggagaTCTACCAGCGGCGCCGGCTGCGCGTCGTGCTCGAGATCACAGGGCTGGACACGTGCTACCCGGAGCGCGTGGTGGGCGTGCTCAATGCCATCAACACGCTGCTGTCCGACAGCCACGCGCCCTTCATCTTCATCCTGGTGGTGGACCCCAGCATCCTGGCCGCGTGCCTCGAGAGCGCCGGCTCCATGAAGGGCACAGCCGACAACGGTTACCTCTTCCTCAACCGCACCGTCACGCTACCCTTCTCCGTGCCCATCATGGGCCGCCGCACCAAACTGCAGTTCCTGCACGATGCGGTGCGAAGCCGCGACGACCTGCTCTATCGCGAGATGACGCTCAACGTGAGGTCGCGGGGCGGgaccgggggcggggcgggggccgggggcgaggcgggggcggggggcggagaCGTCGCGCCTCTCCTGGAGATGGAGGGGCCGGCCCGGGCCGAGAGCGCGCAAAGCCTCCTGGAAGTAAAGGCGGCGCGCATCATCCAGGAGGCGCTCTGTTGCCTGCACGACGAGTACGACTGCCTCATCGATTACGTGCCCGACAACGTGGTGTCCATGCGGCGCATCGTCAACACCGTGCCCATCACCGTGCGCCTGCTGCAACGGCAGCAGGGGGACTTTGAGGGCCTCTCGCCGCGCCAGGCCGTGGCTTGGGTCGTGCTCGCCAACCAGTGGCCGTGCCGTCTCAGCTGGGCCCTGCAGTGCCTGGAGGACCAGCAGCAGGCAGGGAGCGCGCCCGAAGCCTACGCGCCCCTCTGGGACGTGTTCTGCGACCACAGCCTCGAGCTGCACACCCTGACCGCGACGCTGCAGAAGGTGCTCGACCTGGACGGCGACCCCGAGCTTTTCCGGCGCTTCCTGGGCGCTGACTTCCCCTTCACCGTGGCCGAGGCGCAGAGCCTCTTGCGCTGTACGGTTAACCTGGACCACTCCATACGCCACCGCATGGGCCTCATCCGGGCCGTCAGCACGCTCAAGACGCCCCGCCCGCCCGAGTCCCCTGCCCGCAAAGACCCGCACGCCGCCAGCGGAGCCAACCACGCCCCCGGGGCGCCTGCGCGTGTCTGCGAAGCCCACCAACCCCAGGACGGGGGCAAGTCCAGACCCATGGCCTGA
- the NKPD1 gene encoding NTPase KAP family P-loop domain-containing protein 1 isoform X1, producing the protein MRSHLSQVSGPSGGWVLAAGARGGWVLSPPLVPTPSRPPATMNQHYTIHFAKGALPPRTPTKRYCSDRELGHQKDILTEDDVYCSCLAKTLCHVPVPVTVGFYAPFGCRLHMMLDKIMALMQQEATQREAEELRHVQWQLRPVRGWGFSKLLWYLVFLQPIITELHLRRKNVKFLFIRFSAWQYAGSDKLWAGLVATLCEGIRQQYGALPFSLYSVLGRKAATRLDYRHREWHCRSRVCLAMLGLLAAFSLGMSLLYLSMSSHVLGHGNMFRAFGGAATTLSSSGLLMALFSLGKHLFVSQRKRIERLVSQERFSSHLGFMCEVKKEVGLLTDFLCFLEIYQRRRLRVVLEITGLDTCYPERVVGVLNAINTLLSDSHAPFIFILVVDPSILAACLESAGSMKGTADNGYLFLNRTVTLPFSVPIMGRRTKLQFLHDAVRSRDDLLYREMTLNVRSRGGTGGGAGAGGEAGAGGGDVAPLLEMEGPARAESAQSLLEVKAARIIQEALCCLHDEYDCLIDYVPDNVVSMRRIVNTVPITVRLLQRQQGDFEGLSPRQAVAWVVLANQWPCRLSWALQCLEDQQQAGSAPEAYAPLWDVFCDHSLELHTLTATLQKVLDLDGDPELFRRFLGADFPFTVAEAQSLLRCTVNLDHSIRHRMGLIRAVSTLKTPRPPESPARKDPHAASGANHAPGAPARVCEAHQPQDGGKSRPMA; encoded by the exons ATGAGGTCTCATCTATCGCAGGTCTCGGGGCCGTCCGGTGGGTGGGTTCTCGCTGCTGGCGCCCGAGGGGGCTGGGTACTGAGCCCGCCTCtcgtccccacccccagcaggccCCCCGCCACCATGAACCAGCACTACACCATCCACTTCGCCAAGGGTGCCCTGCCCCCCCGGACGCCCACCAAGCGCTACTGCTCGGACAGGGAATTGGGGCACCAAAAAG ATATCCTGACAGAGGATGACGTCTACTGCAGCTGCCTGGCCAAGACTCTCTGCCACGTGCCTGTCCCTGTGACCGTGGGTTTCTACGCCCCCTTTGGCTGCCGCCTGCACATGATGCTGGACAAGATCATGG CGCTGATGCAGCAGGAGGCGACCCAGAGGGAGGCCGAGGAGCTGCGGCACGTGCAGTGGCAGCTGAGGCCCGTACGGGGCTGGGGCTTCTCGAAGCTGCTGTGGTACCTGGTGTTCCTGCAGCCCATCATCACCGAGTTGCATCTGCGGCGCAAGAACGTCAAATTCCTCTTCATCCGTTTCAGCGCCTGGCAGTACGCAGGCAGTGACAAGCTGTGGGCCGGCCTGGTGGCCACGCTGTGCGAGGGCATCCGCCAGCAATACGGCGCACTGCCCTTCAGCTTGTACTCGGTGCTGGGCAGGAAGGCGGCCACGAGGCTGGACTACCGCCATCGCGAGTGGCACTGCCGGAGCCGAGTGTGCCTGGCAATGCTGGGGCTGCTGGCGGCGTTCAGCCTGGGCATGAGCCTGCTCTACCTGTCGATGAGCTCCCACGTACTGGGCCACGGCAACATGTTCCGGGCATTCGGCGGCGCGGCCACCACGCTTTCGAGCTCCGGGCTGCTCATGGCCTTGTTCTCGCTGGGCAAGCACTTGTTCGTGAGCCAGCGCAAGAGAATTGAGCGGCTGGTGTCGCAGGAGAGGTTCAGCAGCCATCTGGGATTCATGTGCGAGGTGAAGAAGGAGGTGGGGCTGCTCACCGActtcctgtgcttcctggagaTCTACCAGCGGCGCCGGCTGCGCGTCGTGCTCGAGATCACAGGGCTGGACACGTGCTACCCGGAGCGCGTGGTGGGCGTGCTCAATGCCATCAACACGCTGCTGTCCGACAGCCACGCGCCCTTCATCTTCATCCTGGTGGTGGACCCCAGCATCCTGGCCGCGTGCCTCGAGAGCGCCGGCTCCATGAAGGGCACAGCCGACAACGGTTACCTCTTCCTCAACCGCACCGTCACGCTACCCTTCTCCGTGCCCATCATGGGCCGCCGCACCAAACTGCAGTTCCTGCACGATGCGGTGCGAAGCCGCGACGACCTGCTCTATCGCGAGATGACGCTCAACGTGAGGTCGCGGGGCGGgaccgggggcggggcgggggccgggggcgaggcgggggcggggggcggagaCGTCGCGCCTCTCCTGGAGATGGAGGGGCCGGCCCGGGCCGAGAGCGCGCAAAGCCTCCTGGAAGTAAAGGCGGCGCGCATCATCCAGGAGGCGCTCTGTTGCCTGCACGACGAGTACGACTGCCTCATCGATTACGTGCCCGACAACGTGGTGTCCATGCGGCGCATCGTCAACACCGTGCCCATCACCGTGCGCCTGCTGCAACGGCAGCAGGGGGACTTTGAGGGCCTCTCGCCGCGCCAGGCCGTGGCTTGGGTCGTGCTCGCCAACCAGTGGCCGTGCCGTCTCAGCTGGGCCCTGCAGTGCCTGGAGGACCAGCAGCAGGCAGGGAGCGCGCCCGAAGCCTACGCGCCCCTCTGGGACGTGTTCTGCGACCACAGCCTCGAGCTGCACACCCTGACCGCGACGCTGCAGAAGGTGCTCGACCTGGACGGCGACCCCGAGCTTTTCCGGCGCTTCCTGGGCGCTGACTTCCCCTTCACCGTGGCCGAGGCGCAGAGCCTCTTGCGCTGTACGGTTAACCTGGACCACTCCATACGCCACCGCATGGGCCTCATCCGGGCCGTCAGCACGCTCAAGACGCCCCGCCCGCCCGAGTCCCCTGCCCGCAAAGACCCGCACGCCGCCAGCGGAGCCAACCACGCCCCCGGGGCGCCTGCGCGTGTCTGCGAAGCCCACCAACCCCAGGACGGGGGCAAGTCCAGACCCATGGCCTGA
- the NKPD1 gene encoding NTPase KAP family P-loop domain-containing protein 1 isoform X3: protein MNQHYTIHFAKGALPPRTPTKRYCSDRELGHQKDILTEDDVYCSCLAKTLCHVPVPVTVGFYAPFGCRLHMMLDKIMALMQQEATQREAEELRHVQWQLRPVRGWGFSKLLWYLVFLQPIITELHLRRKNVKFLFIRFSAWQYAGSDKLWAGLVATLCEGIRQQYGALPFSLYSVLGRKAATRLDYRHREWHCRSRVCLAMLGLLAAFSLGMSLLYLSMSSHVLGHGNMFRAFGGAATTLSSSGLLMALFSLGKHLFVSQRKRIERLVSQERFSSHLGFMCEVKKEVGLLTDFLCFLEIYQRRRLRVVLEITGLDTCYPERVVGVLNAINTLLSDSHAPFIFILVVDPSILAACLESAGSMKGTADNGYLFLNRTVTLPFSVPIMGRRTKLQFLHDAVRSRDDLLYREMTLNVRSRGGTGGGAGAGGEAGAGGGDVAPLLEMEGPARAESAQSLLEVKAARIIQEALCCLHDEYDCLIDYVPDNVVSMRRIVNTVPITVRLLQRQQGDFEGLSPRQAVAWVVLANQWPCRLSWALQCLEDQQQAGSAPEAYAPLWDVFCDHSLELHTLTATLQKVLDLDGDPELFRRFLGADFPFTVAEAQSLLRCTVNLDHSIRHRMGLIRAVSTLKTPRPPESPARKDPHAASGANHAPGAPARVCEAHQPQDGGKSRPMA from the exons ATGAACCAGCACTACACCATCCACTTCGCCAAGGGTGCCCTGCCCCCCCGGACGCCCACCAAGCGCTACTGCTCGGACAGGGAATTGGGGCACCAAAAAG ATATCCTGACAGAGGATGACGTCTACTGCAGCTGCCTGGCCAAGACTCTCTGCCACGTGCCTGTCCCTGTGACCGTGGGTTTCTACGCCCCCTTTGGCTGCCGCCTGCACATGATGCTGGACAAGATCATGG CGCTGATGCAGCAGGAGGCGACCCAGAGGGAGGCCGAGGAGCTGCGGCACGTGCAGTGGCAGCTGAGGCCCGTACGGGGCTGGGGCTTCTCGAAGCTGCTGTGGTACCTGGTGTTCCTGCAGCCCATCATCACCGAGTTGCATCTGCGGCGCAAGAACGTCAAATTCCTCTTCATCCGTTTCAGCGCCTGGCAGTACGCAGGCAGTGACAAGCTGTGGGCCGGCCTGGTGGCCACGCTGTGCGAGGGCATCCGCCAGCAATACGGCGCACTGCCCTTCAGCTTGTACTCGGTGCTGGGCAGGAAGGCGGCCACGAGGCTGGACTACCGCCATCGCGAGTGGCACTGCCGGAGCCGAGTGTGCCTGGCAATGCTGGGGCTGCTGGCGGCGTTCAGCCTGGGCATGAGCCTGCTCTACCTGTCGATGAGCTCCCACGTACTGGGCCACGGCAACATGTTCCGGGCATTCGGCGGCGCGGCCACCACGCTTTCGAGCTCCGGGCTGCTCATGGCCTTGTTCTCGCTGGGCAAGCACTTGTTCGTGAGCCAGCGCAAGAGAATTGAGCGGCTGGTGTCGCAGGAGAGGTTCAGCAGCCATCTGGGATTCATGTGCGAGGTGAAGAAGGAGGTGGGGCTGCTCACCGActtcctgtgcttcctggagaTCTACCAGCGGCGCCGGCTGCGCGTCGTGCTCGAGATCACAGGGCTGGACACGTGCTACCCGGAGCGCGTGGTGGGCGTGCTCAATGCCATCAACACGCTGCTGTCCGACAGCCACGCGCCCTTCATCTTCATCCTGGTGGTGGACCCCAGCATCCTGGCCGCGTGCCTCGAGAGCGCCGGCTCCATGAAGGGCACAGCCGACAACGGTTACCTCTTCCTCAACCGCACCGTCACGCTACCCTTCTCCGTGCCCATCATGGGCCGCCGCACCAAACTGCAGTTCCTGCACGATGCGGTGCGAAGCCGCGACGACCTGCTCTATCGCGAGATGACGCTCAACGTGAGGTCGCGGGGCGGgaccgggggcggggcgggggccgggggcgaggcgggggcggggggcggagaCGTCGCGCCTCTCCTGGAGATGGAGGGGCCGGCCCGGGCCGAGAGCGCGCAAAGCCTCCTGGAAGTAAAGGCGGCGCGCATCATCCAGGAGGCGCTCTGTTGCCTGCACGACGAGTACGACTGCCTCATCGATTACGTGCCCGACAACGTGGTGTCCATGCGGCGCATCGTCAACACCGTGCCCATCACCGTGCGCCTGCTGCAACGGCAGCAGGGGGACTTTGAGGGCCTCTCGCCGCGCCAGGCCGTGGCTTGGGTCGTGCTCGCCAACCAGTGGCCGTGCCGTCTCAGCTGGGCCCTGCAGTGCCTGGAGGACCAGCAGCAGGCAGGGAGCGCGCCCGAAGCCTACGCGCCCCTCTGGGACGTGTTCTGCGACCACAGCCTCGAGCTGCACACCCTGACCGCGACGCTGCAGAAGGTGCTCGACCTGGACGGCGACCCCGAGCTTTTCCGGCGCTTCCTGGGCGCTGACTTCCCCTTCACCGTGGCCGAGGCGCAGAGCCTCTTGCGCTGTACGGTTAACCTGGACCACTCCATACGCCACCGCATGGGCCTCATCCGGGCCGTCAGCACGCTCAAGACGCCCCGCCCGCCCGAGTCCCCTGCCCGCAAAGACCCGCACGCCGCCAGCGGAGCCAACCACGCCCCCGGGGCGCCTGCGCGTGTCTGCGAAGCCCACCAACCCCAGGACGGGGGCAAGTCCAGACCCATGGCCTGA